The segment GGGCGAGGGGGCTGGCGGCCGGAGCGGACGGCTACATCACCAAGGGGGACCTCGTCCGGCAGGACCTGGTGGATGTGGTCGGGCGACTGTTGGCCTGAAGTCGGCGGTGCTCCTGGGGATCTCCGCGCATTGCTATACTCCCCGCCGCGCGTACGGGGTATGGAACGTCCATGGGCAAGAAAGTGTCGGTGCTGGTGGTCGATGACTCGCTCATCTGCCGACAGCTCATCAGCGCGGCGTTGAGCGACGACCCGGATGTCGAGGTCGTCGGCACCGCGGCGAACGGCGCGGAGGCCGTTGCCCTCACGAAGGAGCTTCGCCCCCACGTCATCACCATGGACGTGGACATGCCCGTGATGGACGGGCTGACGGCCGTGGAGCACATCATGGCCGAGTGCCCCACGCCCATCCTGGTGCTGACGGGCGACCCGCGCTCGCAGGCCCCCGCGCTGACGTACCGCGCGCTGGAGCTGGGGGCGCTGGCGCTGCAGATCAAGCCCTCCATCGATGCGGGCGCGGACGCGTGGAACCTCACCAAGGAGGTGAAGCTCATCTCCTCGGTGCGCGTCATCCGCCACCTGCGCGGCCCCAAGCGCACGCAGGCGGGCACGCCGCACCCCACGGCCGTGCTGCCCGCGGTCTCCATGGGCATCGTGGCGGTGGCGGCCAGCACCGGCGGCCCGCAGGTGCTCTACCGGATGCTGGCGGAGCTGCCGGCGGACTTCCCGGCGCCCATCGTCATCGTCCAGCACATCAACGCGGCCTTCTCGGAGTCGCTGGCCAGCTGGCTCGCCAACGCGAGCAAGCTCAAGGTGCGGCTGGCGCAGGATGGTGACGTGCTGGCGCCCGGGCTGGTGCTGGTGGCGCCGCCGGATCAGCACACGCTGGTGCCGGTGCGCGGCCGCGTGGCGCTCAAGTCCGGCGTGGAGCGCGACGGGCACATGCCCAGCGGCACCATGCTGCTGGAGAGCGTGGCGAAGACGTACGGCCGGCGCGCGGTGGGCGTGGTGCTTACGGGCATGGGCGCGGACGGGGCGGACGGGCTGCTGGCCATCAAGCAGGGCGGCGGGCTGGCGTTGGCGCAGAACGAGGAGTCCTGCGTGGTGTTCGGCATGCCGGGCGCGGCGGTGGAGCGCAAGGCGGTGGACCACCTCATCCACGGCGATGACGTCGCGGCGACGCTGGCGAAGCTGGCGCGCGGAGAGTCCCTGGCCGCGGGGCGCTGAGCCGGTGCCGTGACGTCCTCCTCCGAGCGCTGGGCGCCCGTGCACGCGTTCATCGCGGCGCACACGGGCATGGCGCTGAGCGCGGCCCAGCGGCGTCGGCTGGACGCGCGCCTGGAGGGGCTGGGGCGCGAGGGGTCGGCGGCGCAGGTGGTGTCCCATCTGCGTTCGCTGGTGGGCGCGGCGGACCTGGCGCGGCTGGTGGGCGCGGTGGCGGTGCACACGTCGGAGGTGTTCCGGGACGAGGTGCAGCTGGCCGCGTTCCGGGAGCACGTGCTGTCGCCCCGCGTGCAGCGCTCCCGGCTGCCGCTGCGGGTGTGGAGCGCGGGGTGCGCCGCGGGCGAGGAGGTGGCCACGCTGCTCGTGATGCTGGCCCAGGAGGGCGCGGATCCCGCCAGCCGGGTGCTGGGCACGGACATCTCCGAGCAGGTGCTGGGCAAGGCGCGCGAGTTGAGCTTCCCGGAGGACGCGCTGCGCCGGGTGCCGGACGTCACGCGCGCGCGCTACTTCCAGCCCCGGGGCGGACGGCAGGTGCTGGTGGCGCCGCTGCGCACGCAGGCCGGGTTCCGACGTCACAACCTGATGGAGCTGCCGTACCCGGAGGCCGGGGGCGGCGGCGGGTTCGACGTCATCTTCTGCCGCAACGTCCTCATCTACTTCACCCCCGAAGCCTTCCAGCGCACGGTGCGCAACCTGACCGAGAGGCTCGCCCCCGGCGGCGTGCTGGTGCTGTCCGCCGCGGAGCCCCTGCTCCAGGTCCCGTCCTCGCTGCGGCTGCTGCCCTGTGAGCATGCGTTCTTCTACGTGCGCGTGGATGAGGCGGAGCAGAAGTCTCCCTCCTCCCGGCACGACTCCGGCCGCTTCCGGACCGTGCCCGTCGCAGGCGTCCCGAAGCGCGACTCGGATCGCTTCTCGGCCGTGCCTGTCGCAGGCGCCCTGAAGCGCGACTCGGACCGCTTCCCGGCCGTGCCTGTCGCGGGCCCGCCGAAGCGCGACTCGGACCGCTTCCCGGCCTTGCCTGTCGCGGGCGCGCCGAAGCGCGACTCGGACCGCTTCCCGGCCTTGCCCGTTGAAGGGTCCCCCCGGCGCGACTCGGGCCGCTTCCCGGCCTTGCCCGCCGCGGGCGTACTGAAGCGCGACTCGGGCCGCTTCCCCTCCGTGCCTCCTGTCGGCGTGCTCGGCCCGGCGGCGGATCCCGACCCCGGGGCGGACGACGCCTCGCGGGGGCCCCCATCCCCCGAAGCCCTGGCGTCCACGATGGCGGAGGCGGACTGGCTCTTCTCGTGCGTGCTCGACGGCGCCTCCACGGGCGTCTCCGACGCGCAGGCGGAGCACGACCTGCGCCGGTGCCTGGACCTGGATCCGGATCACGTCGCCGCGCGCTACCTCCTGGGCCTGCTCCTGGAGCAGTGCGGCCGGCCGGAGGCCGCGGTGGGCGAATACCGCCGGGCCCGGGACGCGGTGGACTCCGGACGGGCGCGGCCGGTGCCCTTCTTCCTGAACCTGCCCCGGCTCCGGGTGGCCTGCGCCCGGGCCGTGGAGCGGCTGGAGGCGGAAGGGCCGCACTGAGGGCAGGGGGCAGCCGGCCTGCCTGGCCGCCCCACGGGGTGGAAACAGAAGCGGCGCGCGGAGGGCTTTGGACCTAGGATGCCAGCCCCATGCGCAGGCTCGTGCTCGTCGCCTTGTTGACCGCCGCCGTACCCGGATGTTTCTACCCCGCCGACCGGGGCCGTGCCCTTGAAGCCAAGGTGGACAAGCTCGGGGCGGACAATGCCCGCCTGTCGGTGGAGCTGAAGGAGGCGCGCGACCAGCTCGCCGCCACCCAGCCGAAGATCGACGAGAAGGTCGCCCAGGTCACCCAGGCCCTGCAGAGCCTGGACACCGCCGCGCGCCGCAAGGACGCGGACATCGGCGTGCAGTTCCAGAAGACCGTGGAGGACCTGGCGCAGCTGCGCGGCCAGGTGGAGACGTACCTCTACAAGATTGGCGAACTGGAAGCGGCGCTCGGCAAGAACACCGAGGAGACCAACCAGCGCCTCCTGGCCCTCCAGGGCGCTGAAGCGGTGAAGGAAGCCGAGGCGAAGAAGAAGGCCGAGGAGCTCCAGCGCCCCACGGACAAGAAGGAGTTCCTCGCGCTCGCCCAGGGCAAGGCCAAGGGCGGCGACCTGCTCATCGCGCGCCAGCTCTACAACGAGTTCGTGAAGAAGTGGCCCAAGGACGCGCTCGTCGGCGAGGCGCACTTCGGCCTGGGCGAGACGTACTTCACCGAATCCAAGTGCCGCGAAGCGCTCTTCGAGTACGGCAAGGTGGTGCAGGACTTCGCGAAGACGGCCTCCGCGCCGGACGCGTACCTGCGCTCCTCCGACTGCTTCCTGAAGCTGAAGATGAAGGAGGAGTCGAAGCTGGCGCTGGAGGAACTGGTGAAGAGCTACCCCAAGTCGGACGCCGCCAAGACGGCGAAGACGAAGCTGGCGGAGCTGGACAAGAAGGCCGCGCCCGCGCCGAAGAAGGCGAAGAAGTGAGCCCCCGTCGGCTGGTCGCGCTGGCGCTGCTGCTCCTGCCCCTGGTGGCGGGCGCCGCGCCGAAGAAGCTCGTGCTGCTCTTCACCGGAGACAATGGGGGCGAAATCGCCCCCTGTGGTTGACGACACAACCCGTCTGGCGGTCTGGCCAGACGAAAGACGGTCCTGACGCAGGAGCGCTCCAAGGGCGTGCCGGTGCTCGCGCTGGATGCGGGCAATGCGCTCTTCAAGAGTCTGGCGGACGGCCAGGACCCGAAGGCGAAGCTGCGCGCGGGCCTGCTGCTGGAGCAGATGGCCGCGCAGGGTTACACGGCCATGGCCGTGGGCCAGCGCGACCTGGTGCTGGGCGTGGACTTCCTGAAGAAGAAGACGAAGGGAGCGAAGCCCGCGCTCGTGTCCGTGAACCTCGTGGACGCGAAGGGCCAGCGGCTCTTCCCCGCGTCGGTGGTGACGACCGCGGGCGGCCTGAAGGTGGGCATCATCGGCGCCTCCCCCGACGGCGCGGCCGTCCTGCCCCCGGGCGTCCAGGGCCAGCCCGTGCAGCCGGCGGTGGCGGCGGAGGTGAAGCGCCTGCGGGAGACGCAGAAGGTGGACCTGGTGGTGCTGCTGGCGGCGGTGCCCTACGCGGAGGCCGTGAAGCTGGCGCAGGGCGCCGAGGGCGTGGACTTCGTGGTGCAGTCGCACGACGGCCGGGGCGTGGGCATGGCGCAGCGCCAGGGCGTGTCCACGCTGATTCCCCCCGGCGAGCGCGGCCGGCAGGTCGCGAAGCTGGAGCTGTCCGTGGAGGGCGCGGGCCCCTTCAGCGACCAGTCCGAGTCCCAGCGCGCCCTGGAGGGCCAGCGCATGGTGGAGGCCAACATCGCGCGGGTGAAGGAGCGCCTCAAGGCGGCGCAGGACGACGCCACGCGCCGCTCGCTCCAGGAGACGCTGACCTCCTTCGAGGCCCGGCGCGACGCCCTGGGCCGCGACGCCGCCGCTGCCCCGGTGAAGGGCGGGCGCACGTTCCTGCTGTCGTACGTCCAACTGGGCGCGGACGTGGCCTCCGACAAGGCAGTGCAGCAGCAGGTGGAGCGCGTGGAACCCCCTGGCACCGGGGGGCATTGACCCCCGGCGTGGCGGCCCAACCCCTGGGCGACCGGGGGCCCGTCCCCCCGAAAGCCCCCCGGGCGACCCCGGTTTCCCCAGGGGAGGGGACCCTGGGACATCACCCGTCCTTGAGAAAGGGCGGGTTGGCCGTTATAAGCCCCGACCCAACTACAACGCTGGACCTCCCACCCGTCAGGGGTGGGGGCAAGGCGCACTGGAGAGAAGCACCATGAAGCCCGACCTGCACCCCGTCTATCCGCCCTCCCGCGTCACCTGCGCCTGCGGCAACGTCATCGAGACGAAGTCGACCCGCGGCTCGTTCAGCGTGGAAGTGTGCTCGAACTGCCACCCGTTCTTCACCGGCAAGTACAAGCTGATGGACACGGCGGGCCGCATCGACCGCTTCAAGAAGCGCTACGCGAACAACGCGCCCAGCATCAAGACCGGCGCGAAGACGACCGAAGTCGCCGAGCCCGAGAAGAAGGCGTAGAGCCGCTTCCGCTCAGACATCCGCAGTGCCCACGAGCAGGTCGTGGAGGGCCTCGAAAGACAGAGGCGCTCCCGCCCTGCTCGCGGTGTTTCTGGAGAAGTCGCTACGTCAAATTTCAGGGTGCTACAGGCCAGAAATTCGACGTAGCAGCAGACTGACCGCACAGTCCGCCCCGTCCCGAAGACGTGTGTCCGAAGACGGAGGCGAGATGTTCGCGGAAGCTGCTGCCCCTAACCTGAAGGTTGTTCGACGCGCTCTCAATGACAGCGTCTACGCGAAGCGCGGGGAGGACTACACGCTCCTCCAGGGGGACAGCCTGGAGTTGATGGCGCAGCTCCCGGAGCAGTCCTTCGATCTCATCTTCGCGGATCCGCCCTACTTCCTGTCCAATGGCGGCACCACCTGCAAGAACGGCAAGCGCGTCTCCGTGGCCAAGGGCCAGTGGGACGTCTCCCGTGGGGTGGAGGAGGACCACGCCTTCACCACGAAGTGGCTCGCGGCCTGCCAGCGCCTGCTGCGCCCCTCCGGCACGCTGTGGGTGAGCGGCACCCAGCACGTCATCTTCAACGCCGGCTTCGCCATGCAGAAGCTGGGCTACAAGCTGCTCAACACCGTCACCTGGTACAAGCCCAACGCGAGCCCCAACCTGGCGTGCCGCTACTTCACGCACTCCACGGAGCTGCTCATCTGGGCCTCGCCGAAGACGGGCGGCAAGCTCCAGCACGTCTTCAACTACCAGCGCATGAAGGCGGAGAACGGCGGCAAGCAGATGCGCGACGTGTGGGCCCTGCCGCGCAACGGTGACGAGGAACTCACCGCCGACGGCGCCGGCCGCATGTGGACGCAGACGGCTCCGCGCGGCGAGGAGAAGGCCTTCGGCAGCCACCCCACGCAGAAGCCGGTGGCCCTGCTGGAGCGCATCCTGGAGGCCAGCTGCCCGGAGAACTCGCTCGTGTTGGACCCCTTCAACGGCAGCGGCACCACCGGCGTGGCCGCCCTGAAGCACGGCCACCGCTACGTGGGCATCGACATGAACCCGGAGTACCTCGCGCTGTCCAAGAAGCGCCTGGAAGCCGCGCGCAAGTAGTCCCGGGCCTCACGCGCGGGCGAGGATGAGCTCCACGCCCTGCCGCGCGATGGGGTGATAGCGCGCCCCATGCTTCTCGAACGCGGCGCGCGCCACCTTGCGGTAGTCGCGCGACGAGGCCAGCACGCTGTAGAGCGGCTTCAGGTACTTCATGCGGCCCACCTCGCCGAGGAACTCCTCGGCACGGGGGAGCGCCGGCGCGAAGCCCGCGCGCAGCGCCGCCACCAGCCACGCCACCAGCACCTCCGAGTTGCGGCTCTGGGTGAGCGCGTAGCGCGCATCCAACTCCCGGAACACGTCCAGCGACGTGTCCGGCGGCATCGACTCCAGGTAGAGCTGCCACTCGGTGGGCGTCCAGTCCTTCACGGCCTCCCGTGACGGCACCTGTCCGCGCAGCGCCTCCAGGGCCTCCAGCCGCTTGGAGCGCGGGCGGGGCGCGCTCGTCGGGACGCCGGGCCGGTGCAGGTACGCGTCCGCGTCCACCTTCGCCAGCGCGCCCGGCAGCTCCTGCTCCGTGAAGCGGACGAAGTCCTCCGTGGTGAGCGCCTGGAAGCGGTACGTCGCCAGGTAGCGGCGCAGGTAGCCGTCGAAGGCGGGGCGGCCCACTGCGTCCTCCAGCGCGCGCAGCAGCAGGTAGCCCTTCTCGTAGGGAATCTGGGAGAAGGCCTCGTCCGGGTCCACGCCCGTCAGGTGCGTGCGCAGGGACGTCAGTTGCGGGTGCGCGCGGAAGTGGTGCATCGCCTCGTCCAGCGACCTGCGCCCCAGCGCCGCGTGCAGCGCCGTGACTTCCGGCCCGGCCAGCGCCTCCAGGATGCGGCGCTCGGCGAAGACAGTGAAGCCCTCGTTGAGCCAGAAGTGCTCCGCGGACGCGTTCGTCACCAGGTTGCCCGTCCACGAGTGCGCCAGCTCGTGCGCCACCACGTTCACCAGGCTCTTGTCCCCGGCGATGAGCGTGGGCGTGAGGAAGGTGAGGCGCGGGTTCTCCATGCCGCCGTACGGGAACGAGGGCGGCATCAGCAGCAGGTCGAAGCGCTCCCAGTCGTACGGCCCGAAGAGCGACTCCGCGGCCTTCAGCATGTCGTCCACGCCCTCGAACTCGTCCGCCGCGTCCTCCAGCGCCTCCGGCTCCGCCCACACCCGCGAGCGCGGCCCCAGCTCCTTCGGCGCGAGGCTGCCCACCGCGAACGCCAGCAGGTACGGGGGCACCGGCTGCGGCATCTCGAAGTGCTCCTCCGCCTCCACGCCGTGCTCCTCGCGGTCCACGAAGCTGGCCGCCATCACGGCCTTGAGCACCTTGGGCACGCGCAGGGACGCGCGGTAGCGGATGCGCAGCCGGGGCGTGTCCTGCAGCGGCACCACGCTGCGCGCGTGGATGGCTTGGCACTGGCTGAACAGGAACGGGTGCTGCCCGCCCGCCGTCTGCGAGGGCGAAAGCCACTGCAGCGCGCTCGCCTCCGGCGACGTGCGGTAGCGCACCGTGAGCTGCTTGAGCCCCTCCGGCAGCTGGATGCGCAGCCGGCTCCCGAGGATGGGCTCGGGAGGGGAGAGGATGTAGGGCAAGGGGCGACCCTGCGCATCCACCACGGCGCGGATGTCCAGGTCGCGGGTGTCCAGATCCAGCGGGCCGGCTGACGCCTCCTTGAGGGTCAGCGTGGCCTCCGCGTGCAGGCGGCGCGTCCGGAAATCGACGCGAGCCTTCCAGTCCAGCGTTTCCGTCTCAGGCTGCGTGCTGTCGTTGTACGAGTGCGGGTCGAGGCGAGCCATGCCCCGACTTGTAGTCGGGGAGCCGACCTCCTGGCGAGCACACCCGACGGCAATGCCGGTTGACTTCCGGGTCAATCGCCTACATTTGTGCAGTCCCCTACTTCCCTCAAGGGAGCCAATTTCCGATGACGACCCGGATCCGAAAAGTGGCGGTGCTTGGCGC is part of the Corallococcus soli genome and harbors:
- a CDS encoding DNA-methyltransferase, coding for MFAEAAAPNLKVVRRALNDSVYAKRGEDYTLLQGDSLELMAQLPEQSFDLIFADPPYFLSNGGTTCKNGKRVSVAKGQWDVSRGVEEDHAFTTKWLAACQRLLRPSGTLWVSGTQHVIFNAGFAMQKLGYKLLNTVTWYKPNASPNLACRYFTHSTELLIWASPKTGGKLQHVFNYQRMKAENGGKQMRDVWALPRNGDEELTADGAGRMWTQTAPRGEEKAFGSHPTQKPVALLERILEASCPENSLVLDPFNGSGTTGVAALKHGHRYVGIDMNPEYLALSKKRLEAARK
- a CDS encoding M1 family metallopeptidase; translated protein: MARLDPHSYNDSTQPETETLDWKARVDFRTRRLHAEATLTLKEASAGPLDLDTRDLDIRAVVDAQGRPLPYILSPPEPILGSRLRIQLPEGLKQLTVRYRTSPEASALQWLSPSQTAGGQHPFLFSQCQAIHARSVVPLQDTPRLRIRYRASLRVPKVLKAVMAASFVDREEHGVEAEEHFEMPQPVPPYLLAFAVGSLAPKELGPRSRVWAEPEALEDAADEFEGVDDMLKAAESLFGPYDWERFDLLLMPPSFPYGGMENPRLTFLTPTLIAGDKSLVNVVAHELAHSWTGNLVTNASAEHFWLNEGFTVFAERRILEALAGPEVTALHAALGRRSLDEAMHHFRAHPQLTSLRTHLTGVDPDEAFSQIPYEKGYLLLRALEDAVGRPAFDGYLRRYLATYRFQALTTEDFVRFTEQELPGALAKVDADAYLHRPGVPTSAPRPRSKRLEALEALRGQVPSREAVKDWTPTEWQLYLESMPPDTSLDVFRELDARYALTQSRNSEVLVAWLVAALRAGFAPALPRAEEFLGEVGRMKYLKPLYSVLASSRDYRKVARAAFEKHGARYHPIARQGVELILARA
- a CDS encoding 5'-nucleotidase; the protein is MPVLALDAGNALFKSLADGQDPKAKLRAGLLLEQMAAQGYTAMAVGQRDLVLGVDFLKKKTKGAKPALVSVNLVDAKGQRLFPASVVTTAGGLKVGIIGASPDGAAVLPPGVQGQPVQPAVAAEVKRLRETQKVDLVVLLAAVPYAEAVKLAQGAEGVDFVVQSHDGRGVGMAQRQGVSTLIPPGERGRQVAKLELSVEGAGPFSDQSESQRALEGQRMVEANIARVKERLKAAQDDATRRSLQETLTSFEARRDALGRDAAAAPVKGGRTFLLSYVQLGADVASDKAVQQQVERVEPPGTGGH
- the cheB gene encoding chemotaxis-specific protein-glutamate methyltransferase CheB codes for the protein MGKKVSVLVVDDSLICRQLISAALSDDPDVEVVGTAANGAEAVALTKELRPHVITMDVDMPVMDGLTAVEHIMAECPTPILVLTGDPRSQAPALTYRALELGALALQIKPSIDAGADAWNLTKEVKLISSVRVIRHLRGPKRTQAGTPHPTAVLPAVSMGIVAVAASTGGPQVLYRMLAELPADFPAPIVIVQHINAAFSESLASWLANASKLKVRLAQDGDVLAPGLVLVAPPDQHTLVPVRGRVALKSGVERDGHMPSGTMLLESVAKTYGRRAVGVVLTGMGADGADGLLAIKQGGGLALAQNEESCVVFGMPGAAVERKAVDHLIHGDDVAATLAKLARGESLAAGR
- a CDS encoding tetratricopeptide repeat protein translates to MRRLVLVALLTAAVPGCFYPADRGRALEAKVDKLGADNARLSVELKEARDQLAATQPKIDEKVAQVTQALQSLDTAARRKDADIGVQFQKTVEDLAQLRGQVETYLYKIGELEAALGKNTEETNQRLLALQGAEAVKEAEAKKKAEELQRPTDKKEFLALAQGKAKGGDLLIARQLYNEFVKKWPKDALVGEAHFGLGETYFTESKCREALFEYGKVVQDFAKTASAPDAYLRSSDCFLKLKMKEESKLALEELVKSYPKSDAAKTAKTKLAELDKKAAPAPKKAKK
- a CDS encoding CheR family methyltransferase, translated to MTSSSERWAPVHAFIAAHTGMALSAAQRRRLDARLEGLGREGSAAQVVSHLRSLVGAADLARLVGAVAVHTSEVFRDEVQLAAFREHVLSPRVQRSRLPLRVWSAGCAAGEEVATLLVMLAQEGADPASRVLGTDISEQVLGKARELSFPEDALRRVPDVTRARYFQPRGGRQVLVAPLRTQAGFRRHNLMELPYPEAGGGGGFDVIFCRNVLIYFTPEAFQRTVRNLTERLAPGGVLVLSAAEPLLQVPSSLRLLPCEHAFFYVRVDEAEQKSPSSRHDSGRFRTVPVAGVPKRDSDRFSAVPVAGALKRDSDRFPAVPVAGPPKRDSDRFPALPVAGAPKRDSDRFPALPVEGSPRRDSGRFPALPAAGVLKRDSGRFPSVPPVGVLGPAADPDPGADDASRGPPSPEALASTMAEADWLFSCVLDGASTGVSDAQAEHDLRRCLDLDPDHVAARYLLGLLLEQCGRPEAAVGEYRRARDAVDSGRARPVPFFLNLPRLRVACARAVERLEAEGPH
- the rpmE gene encoding 50S ribosomal protein L31, which encodes MKPDLHPVYPPSRVTCACGNVIETKSTRGSFSVEVCSNCHPFFTGKYKLMDTAGRIDRFKKRYANNAPSIKTGAKTTEVAEPEKKA